One genomic segment of Helianthus annuus cultivar XRQ/B chromosome 14, HanXRQr2.0-SUNRISE, whole genome shotgun sequence includes these proteins:
- the LOC110904127 gene encoding surfeit locus protein 2 produces MGKKKNNDNKQQPQTEKPQEEQQTEGKFLLGKPKFKKLENGRYKCVQTGHELPADARESYAQTKHCRLGLIDSALARNKPPLNMFNQDPLCRSKLICKLTGHTVNKTEEHIWKHINGKRFLNMLEKEEAEAGKESSNGLVEEEGVEQKSEKAEKSKEEGSKKKKKKNKKKKEKEIDVSKVISEVRNPEEHDSDAEEEEFWMPPVGDRWDFDDGKDRWGSDLESDVDAEDDDAEDGDADETDVGDGEEESNETQELSKRTKRMSIEIEPSDLASKKKKKTQST; encoded by the exons ATGGGGAAAAAGAAGAACAACGACAACAAGCAACAACCACAAACCGAAAAACCACAGGAGGAACAGCAGACTGAAGGTAAATTCTTGTTAGGCAAACCCAAGTTCAAAAAGCTCGAAAACGGCCGCTACAAATGCGTCCAAACCGGACACGAATTACCGGCCGATGCCAGAGAATCATACGCACAAACCAAACACTGTCGGCTCGGTCTCATCGATTCCGCTTTGGCTCGTAATAAGCCTCCCCTCAATATGTTCAACCAAGACCCTCTTTGCCG TTCTAAGTTAATTTGCAAGCTAACTGGACATACTGTGAACAAAACTGAGGAGCATATATGGAAGCATATCAATGGAAAACGTTTCCTCAACATGTTAG AGAAAGAGGAAGCTGAAGCTGGAAAAGAATCATCAAATGGTTTGGTGGAAGAAGAAGGTGTCGAGCAGAAGTCAGAAAAGGCTGAAAAGAGCAAAgaagaaggttcaaagaaaaagaagaagaagaacaagaagaaaaaagaaaaggaGATTGATGTTAGCAAGGTCATATCTGAAGTAAGGAATCCGGAAGAACATGATAGTGACGCTGAGGAAGAAGAGTTCTGGATGCCTCCAGTAGGAGATCGTTGGGACTTTGATGACGGGAAAGATCGCTGGGGTTCTGATTTAGAATCTGATGTGGATGCAGAAGATGATGACGCAGAAGATGGTGATGCAGATGAAACAG ATGTTGGTGATGGCGAAGAAGAGAGTAATGAGACACAGGAACTTTCTAAGAG GACAAAGAGAATGTCGATAGAAATCGAACCAAGTGACTTGGCatcaaagaagaagaaaaagaccCAATCCACATGA
- the LOC110904128 gene encoding GDSL esterase/lipase At5g14450: protein MESFVKVTVIWMLALFILEMTEGEKLGSLPRCSWAGIYNFGDSNSDTGGISAAFIPVTSPYGMTFFKKPVGRLTDGRLLLDFLVEYIGLPYVSAYLDTINTDYRHGANFATGGSTIRRQNESIYQGGISPFSLDIQTIQFTQFKARIIDLWSSRHPAADISQLQRPDDFSKALFTLDMGQNDLSAGFRTLGEQQLRAQLPDIINDFAISVQQLYGQGARSFWIHNTGPVGCLPVTTFNVKNPKPGYLDQYGCIRYQNDIAMEFNKQLKARVIKLRSELADAAITYVDIYTAKYKLISNTKKYGFKDHLKVCCGHHENDVHIFCGKTGIVNGTKVFGGACANPETYVSWDAVHMTEAANRWVANHVLNGSLSDPPIPATHACYNHL from the exons ATGGAGTCGTTTGTAAAAGTTACTGTCATTTGGATGTTAGCTTTGTTCATCTTGGAAATGACAGAAGGGGAAAAGTTAGGTAGTTTACCACGTTGTAGTTGGGCTGGAATCTACAACTTCGGCGACTCTAATTCCGACACCGGCGGGATCTCTGCAGCATTTATTCCGGTTACATCACCCTACGGTATGACTTTTTTCAAGAAGCCCGTCGGAAGGCTCACTGATGGCCGCCTTCTTCTTGACTTCCTAG TTGAGTACATCGGGCTACCTTACGTGAGTGCATACTTGGACACGATCAACACAGACTATCGGCACGGCGCCAATTTTGCAACAGGAGGATCAACAATTCGCAGGCAGAACGAGAGCATATACCAGGGTGGCATCAGCCCGTTCTCTCTCGATATCCAGACCATTCAGTTCACTCAATTCAAAGCCCGAATCATTGATCTATGGAGTTCGCGTCATCCAGCTGCAGATATAAGCCAGCTCCAGAGGCCTGATGACTTCTCTAAGGCCCTGTTTACATTGGATATGGGCCAAAATGATCTTTCTGCTGGGTTTCGAACACTTGGCGAACAGCAATTACGTGCACAACTTCCTGACATTATCAATGATTTCGCCATTTCCGTTCAG CAATTGTATGGACAAGGGGCGAGGTCATTTTGGATTCATAACACGGGACCAGTCGGTTGCTTACCCGTGACAACATTTAATGTAAAGAACCCGAAACCTGGTTATCTTGATCAATATGGGTGCATAAGGTACCAGAACGATATAGCCATGGAGTTCAACAAGCAGCTCAAGGCTCGGGTTATCAAGCTTCGTTCAGAACTAGCCGATGCTGCCATAACATATGTTGATATCTACACGGCCAAGTACAAGCTTATCAGCAACACCAAAAAATATG GATTCAAAGATCACCTGAAAGTATGTTGTGGGCACCACGAAAATGACGTTCATATCTTTTGCGGGAAAACAGGAATTGTGAACGGGACTAAGGTTTTCGGCGGTGCCTGTGCAAATCCCGAGACATATGTGAGCTGGGATGCTGTTCACATGACCGAAGCTGCGAATCGATGGGTGGCTAACCATGTACTAAATGGGTCATTATCCGACCCACCGATCCCAGCAACCCATGCTTGTTATAACCACTTGTAA
- the LOC110904129 gene encoding uncharacterized protein LOC110904129, with the protein MDNYGRLISFSVSTMQKTNLYSTMPSSIYLDHIKEMYPGLSTQRILNLWSSLHHNNDMSSPNGTKIWATENPRGAERLPPGVVEPESDFYLRRLWGKPSEDLTIKPKYLVTFTVGYEQKEIINKAVKKFSENFTILLFHYDGRTSEWSEFEWSKRAIHVSAHKQSKWWYAKRFLHPDIVAPYDYIFIWDEDLGLDDFDAEKYIELIKKHGLEISQPGLSENSGYLSWQMTRKQNDTEVHKVAKEKEGWWCLHPHLPPCAAFVEIMAPVFSRNAWRCVWNMIQNDLVHGWGLDFALRRCVEPAHEKIGVVDAQPIVHQTLPSLGNQINYYIFEGQSSKRKGTTRSGKETV; encoded by the exons ATGGATAATTACGGAAGATTAATAAGTTTCAGTGTATCAACTATGCAGAAAACAAACCTATACTCTACCATGCCTTCGTCCATTTATCTTGATCATATTAAGGAGATGTACCCGGGCCTCTCGACCCAAAGAATCTTAAATCTCTGGTCTTCTCTTCATCACAATAATGACATGTCATCGCCTAATGGTACTAAG ATCTGGGCTACAGAAAACCCGAGAGGTGCTGAAAGGCTACCCCCGGGTGTAGTTGAACCCGAGTCTGATTTCTATCTCCGCAGGTTATGGGGTAAACCTAGTGAG GACTTGACTATCAAACCGAAGTACCTTGTAACCTTTACTGTGGGCTATGAGCAGAAAGAAATAATTAATAAAGCAGTAAAGAAG TTCTCAGAAAACTTCACTATTTTGCTCTTTCATTATGATGGTCGAACAAGTGAATGGAGTGAATTTGAATGGTCAAAGAGGGCTATACATGTCAGTGCTCACAAACaaagtaaatg GTGGTATGCTAAACGTTTTCTACATCCGGACATTGTGGCACCCTATGATTACATATTCATTTGGGATGAGGATCTTGGATTAGATGACTTTGATGCTGAAAA GTACATAGAACTGATAAAAAAGCATGGCTTAGAAATTTCTCAGCCCGGTTTATCAGAAAATAGTGGTTACCTATCATGGCAAATGACCAGAAAACAGAATGATACAGAAGTGCATAA AGTAGCGAAGGAAAAAGAAGGTTGGTGGTGTCTTCACCCACATTTACCACCATGTGCGGC ATTTGTTGAGATTATGGCCCCTGTATTCTCACGGAATGCATGGCGTTGTGTCTGGAATATGATCCAG AATGATTTGGTTCATGGATGGGGTCTTGATTTTGCCCTTAGAAGATGTGTAGAG CCTGCTCATGAGAAGATAGGAGTTGTAGATGCTCAGCCAATAGTTCATCAAACACTTCCTTCACTTGGGAACCAG